A stretch of the Sulfurospirillum sp. UCH001 genome encodes the following:
- a CDS encoding Ppx/GppA phosphatase family protein, protein MSKRTAIIDIGSNSARMAIFEKSSRFAFHLINETKSRVRIGEGAYNFGGMLQEPALKRAFTTLEEFGHIIKGLKCNKVLCIATSALRDAPNANAFIKKIHNELNINIKIIEGTKEAYYGAVGALNYLKDIQDAVTIDIGGGSTELAKIENGKIVETISLNIGTVRLKELFFDKKIPLGEIRTFIHKEIEKIPERFSCNDMIGIGGTLRSLSKIIMERTNYPLKTVHGFEYEIASHTPFVDAIVNSDVLGLKNLGVRKDRYDTMREGCIIFQSIYQKLSCKTIITSGAGVREGAYLCDLLRSNHHTFSPNFKLSLRSFKDRFSLMEEDNLYIKRISHLLFDTLAPLHGISETYKFELGVAAELHNIGTKLGFYQNHLHSFYFILNNLNYGFSHQQKILVAMLIKYHVNKLPTIEDIALYKALLPDMQTVQWLSFILSLAKAINSDMSRSPISFSYQNHTLTIQAEKKLFLAREQIKQLMKPASFAIIIK, encoded by the coding sequence ATGTCAAAACGAACAGCCATTATTGATATAGGATCAAATTCTGCGAGAATGGCGATCTTTGAAAAAAGTAGTCGTTTTGCGTTTCATCTCATTAATGAAACAAAAAGCCGTGTACGAATTGGTGAAGGTGCTTATAATTTTGGTGGTATGCTCCAAGAGCCTGCTCTTAAACGTGCTTTTACTACTCTCGAGGAGTTTGGTCACATCATCAAAGGGCTTAAATGCAATAAGGTACTCTGTATTGCAACTTCTGCTCTTAGAGACGCCCCCAATGCTAATGCTTTCATTAAAAAAATTCATAATGAACTCAATATCAACATTAAAATCATTGAAGGTACAAAAGAGGCTTATTATGGTGCGGTAGGTGCACTTAATTATCTTAAAGACATTCAAGATGCAGTAACAATTGATATTGGTGGAGGCTCAACCGAACTTGCTAAAATTGAAAATGGTAAAATTGTTGAAACAATTTCACTCAATATTGGTACCGTAAGACTCAAAGAGCTCTTTTTTGATAAAAAGATTCCTCTTGGGGAAATCCGTACTTTTATTCATAAAGAGATTGAGAAGATTCCTGAACGTTTTTCATGCAATGATATGATTGGTATCGGTGGCACGCTTAGATCACTGTCTAAAATTATTATGGAACGTACAAATTACCCTCTTAAAACAGTTCATGGCTTTGAATATGAAATAGCTTCCCATACACCTTTTGTTGATGCCATTGTTAATTCTGATGTTTTAGGGCTTAAAAATTTAGGAGTAAGAAAAGATCGCTATGATACTATGAGAGAAGGATGTATTATCTTTCAATCCATTTATCAAAAGCTCTCTTGTAAGACGATTATTACGAGTGGAGCAGGCGTAAGAGAAGGTGCATATCTTTGTGACCTTTTACGTTCTAATCACCATACGTTTTCTCCTAATTTTAAGCTCAGTCTTCGAAGCTTTAAAGATCGCTTTTCACTTATGGAAGAAGACAATCTATATATCAAAAGAATTTCTCATCTTCTTTTTGATACGTTAGCTCCGTTACATGGAATCTCTGAAACCTATAAATTTGAGCTTGGTGTTGCAGCAGAGCTTCATAATATTGGAACAAAATTAGGTTTTTACCAAAATCATTTACACAGTTTTTATTTCATTTTGAATAATCTTAATTATGGTTTTTCGCATCAACAAAAAATACTCGTTGCAATGCTTATCAAATATCATGTGAATAAACTTCCTACGATTGAAGATATAGCATTGTATAAAGCTCTTCTCCCAGATATGCAGACAGTTCAATGGCTTAGTTTTATCCTTTCTCTTGCTAAAGCAATTAATAGCGATATGAGCCGTAGTCCAATTAGCTTTAGTTATCAAAACCATACACTTACCATTCAAGCAGAAAAAAAATTATTTTTGGCTCGCGAGCAGATTAAACAGCTGATGAAACCAGCCTCTTTTGCAATTATAATTAAGTAG
- a CDS encoding YfhL family 4Fe-4S dicluster ferredoxin: MSLMITEECIACDACRDECPNGAIEESDPIYIIDPDVCTECVGHYDEPACISVCPVECIIPDPDNIESVEELKLKYEQLNSDN; the protein is encoded by the coding sequence ATGTCTTTAATGATCACGGAAGAGTGTATTGCGTGTGACGCGTGTCGCGATGAATGTCCAAATGGAGCGATCGAGGAATCAGATCCTATTTATATTATTGATCCAGATGTCTGTACAGAGTGTGTTGGTCATTATGACGAACCAGCTTGTATCTCTGTTTGCCCAGTAGAATGTATTATCCCAGACCCTGATAATATCGAAAGCGTTGAAGAATTAAAGCTAAAATACGAACAGCTTAACAGCGACAATTAA
- a CDS encoding HAMP domain-containing sensor histidine kinase — translation MSASATLIVIFSVILYNYIKISIFEDITQELTKQAKIIATSRVSSIERMGINIFDPSLSSINNPADVQVTIAIRVNQGNVPSFEHSEKDDQKFLTIYYPLEKREHYFISITKDISNTDVLLNKILRNILSINLTAIFLILFYALFLSRMLVLPIRSLTNKLASMNENFLQIIDTQKLPSEFQPLGASINKLVERIQIFVNSQKELFIGAAHELKTPLAVMKTKNEVTLLKPRENEKYIDTIKSNNQTINDMNKMISNILEIGRQEGAQFEKPIEIDLIAFLKEQVNNYTILAKMEEKNIIEDITPLSYKITIQPTLLMHILQNFVQNAIKFTPKEGNITVQSYLNKEGFFVHVIDEGIGIDESKDLFAPFKRYGNQTGAGLGLFLAKNAADAIGAKITLKNREDVQGTVATLLLPLRKRSL, via the coding sequence GTGTCCGCTTCGGCGACACTGATTGTAATCTTTTCCGTCATCCTCTACAACTATATTAAAATCTCAATTTTTGAAGATATTACGCAAGAGCTTACAAAACAAGCTAAAATTATTGCCACTTCTCGTGTCAGTTCTATAGAGCGTATGGGTATTAATATTTTTGATCCATCTCTCAGTTCTATTAACAATCCAGCGGATGTCCAAGTCACTATTGCCATTCGTGTAAATCAAGGCAATGTTCCTTCGTTTGAACACAGTGAAAAAGATGATCAAAAATTTCTCACGATTTATTACCCCTTAGAAAAACGCGAGCATTATTTTATTTCGATTACTAAAGATATTTCCAACACCGATGTACTTCTCAACAAAATTCTTCGAAATATCCTTAGCATCAATCTCACAGCAATTTTTCTAATACTTTTTTATGCACTTTTTCTCTCTCGAATGCTTGTACTCCCTATTCGTTCTTTGACTAACAAATTAGCGAGCATGAATGAAAATTTTCTACAAATTATTGACACTCAAAAACTTCCTAGCGAATTCCAGCCTTTGGGTGCAAGTATCAATAAGCTTGTTGAGCGTATTCAAATCTTTGTTAACTCTCAAAAAGAACTTTTCATAGGTGCCGCACATGAGCTCAAAACGCCTTTAGCTGTTATGAAAACTAAAAATGAAGTAACCCTACTGAAGCCAAGAGAAAATGAAAAATATATTGATACGATTAAAAGCAATAACCAAACCATCAATGACATGAATAAAATGATTAGTAATATCCTAGAAATAGGTCGTCAAGAAGGAGCTCAATTTGAAAAACCCATTGAAATTGATCTTATTGCATTTTTAAAAGAACAAGTGAATAATTACACCATTCTAGCCAAGATGGAAGAAAAAAATATTATTGAAGATATTACCCCTCTAAGCTACAAAATAACCATTCAACCGACTCTTTTAATGCATATTTTGCAAAATTTTGTTCAGAATGCTATTAAATTTACCCCTAAAGAAGGGAATATCACAGTCCAATCTTATCTCAATAAAGAAGGTTTTTTCGTTCATGTGATTGATGAAGGCATTGGTATTGATGAAAGCAAAGACCTTTTTGCACCTTTCAAGCGTTATGGCAATCAAACAGGTGCAGGCTTGGGACTCTTCCTTGCTAAAAATGCAGCTGATGCAATTGGAGCTAAAATCACTCTAAAAAACAGAGAAGACGTACAAGGAACCGTTGCAACACTACTACTTCCACTTCGCAAACGCTCTCTTTAA
- the hsrA gene encoding homeostatic response regulator transcription factor HsrA, with the protein MRILIVEDEVTLNKTIAEGLQEFGYQTDSSENYKDAEYYIGIRNYDLVLTDWMLPDGDGVDLINLIKQKSPRTAAVIISAKDDKESEIKALKAGADDYIRKPFDFDILVARIEARLRFGGTNVIKIDDLTIDPDEEKITYKGQEIELKGKPFEVLTHLARHSDQIVSKEQLLDAIWEEPELVTPNVIEVAINQIRQKMDKPLEISTIETVRRRGYRFCFPKKV; encoded by the coding sequence ATGCGAATTTTAATCGTTGAAGATGAAGTAACCCTCAATAAGACCATTGCAGAAGGCTTACAAGAGTTTGGTTATCAAACCGATAGCTCTGAGAACTATAAAGATGCAGAATACTACATTGGTATTCGAAATTATGACCTCGTTTTAACAGATTGGATGCTCCCAGACGGCGATGGCGTTGATCTTATCAACCTTATCAAACAAAAATCTCCTCGTACCGCAGCAGTAATTATCTCTGCGAAAGATGACAAAGAGAGCGAAATTAAAGCACTTAAAGCGGGTGCAGATGACTATATCCGCAAACCATTTGATTTTGATATTTTAGTCGCTCGTATCGAAGCAAGACTTCGCTTTGGCGGTACCAATGTGATCAAAATTGATGACTTGACCATCGATCCGGATGAAGAAAAAATTACCTATAAAGGTCAAGAAATTGAACTTAAAGGTAAACCATTTGAAGTTCTTACTCACCTTGCTCGCCATAGTGATCAAATCGTATCTAAAGAGCAACTTCTTGATGCAATTTGGGAAGAGCCAGAACTTGTTACACCAAATGTTATCGAAGTTGCCATTAACCAAATTCGTCAAAAGATGGACAAACCATTGGAAATCTCAACTATTGAGACAGTTAGACGAAGAGGTTATAGATTTTGCTTTCCCAAAAAAGTATAA
- a CDS encoding dihydroneopterin aldolase yields the protein MQIIIQDLTFETIVGILEEERHTPQRVILNVKLDYDYSGDNFIDYAKVSTFLEEEMNKMSYFLLEDALNDLIQKLKVFHPQIHKIKLQIFKPDILSNAMVGVSQTICYSKN from the coding sequence ATGCAAATTATTATTCAAGATTTAACGTTTGAAACAATTGTCGGGATTCTTGAGGAAGAACGTCATACACCTCAACGAGTCATTTTAAATGTCAAACTTGATTATGATTACAGTGGAGATAATTTTATAGATTATGCTAAAGTCTCCACTTTTCTTGAAGAAGAAATGAATAAAATGTCTTATTTTTTACTTGAAGATGCGCTCAATGATTTAATCCAAAAACTGAAAGTTTTTCATCCACAAATCCATAAAATAAAACTTCAAATTTTCAAACCTGATATTTTGTCAAATGCGATGGTTGGGGTTTCACAAACCATTTGCTACTCCAAAAATTAA
- the plsY gene encoding glycerol-3-phosphate 1-O-acyltransferase PlsY: MDFLLNINVQFYILSYLIGGIPFGLLIAKLFTGKDIRESGSGSIGATNVLRVLKETNPALAKKLAITTVVLDALKGVVLLIIAKLIGLSIETLWAIAIFSVIGHCYSPYLKFEGGKGVATGAGVLLVMLPIETLIAFITWFIVGKVLKISSLSSLLALCALILSSFIIHPDIDGIKTHAPIFIIAFVIVYKHIPNIVRLFQGKESKVI, encoded by the coding sequence GTGGATTTTCTCTTAAACATTAACGTTCAATTTTACATTTTAAGCTATCTTATCGGGGGAATACCCTTTGGTTTATTGATTGCAAAACTCTTTACTGGCAAAGATATTAGAGAAAGTGGTAGCGGTAGCATTGGTGCAACAAATGTATTAAGAGTACTCAAAGAAACTAATCCAGCATTGGCAAAAAAGTTGGCAATTACAACCGTTGTTTTGGATGCATTAAAAGGTGTTGTATTATTGATTATTGCAAAATTAATTGGTTTAAGTATTGAGACATTGTGGGCTATTGCTATCTTTTCAGTAATTGGTCATTGTTACAGTCCTTATCTTAAATTTGAAGGTGGTAAAGGTGTCGCTACAGGAGCAGGTGTACTGTTAGTCATGCTTCCTATTGAGACGTTAATTGCATTTATTACATGGTTTATTGTTGGTAAAGTACTTAAAATTTCTTCTTTATCATCATTACTAGCACTTTGTGCTCTTATCCTCTCTTCTTTTATCATTCATCCAGATATTGATGGTATTAAAACTCATGCGCCTATTTTTATCATCGCTTTTGTGATTGTTTACAAACATATTCCAAACATTGTTAGACTCTTTCAAGGTAAAGAATCGAAAGTTATCTAA
- the nadA gene encoding quinolinate synthase NadA produces the protein MDNQTLKEEILKLKKELHVSIVAHFYQKDEVFELADYAGDSLQLAQWAAKDANPYLLFCGVGFMGQSVKILAPNKRVLMPKIACCAMARMIDVEYFDQNVAILENAGITKEDILPVTYINSSADVKAAVGKMGGYVCTSSNAKKIITKALESNKKILFVPDRCLGQNIAKEMGLKSCVVGDGSDPKEADIICYNGFCSVHQLFDVDDIAFYRAKYPGILIVTHPECKPEVCELSDFVGSTSQIIDYVKKLPLDQKVAIGTEYNMIKRLRKENTYVLSSSKPECPTMNETTLQDVYNTLLSIKEGRFENEISVSEETRKWAYEALNRMFEI, from the coding sequence GTGGATAATCAAACCTTAAAAGAAGAAATTTTAAAGTTAAAAAAAGAGTTGCACGTTAGTATTGTGGCTCATTTTTATCAAAAAGATGAAGTTTTTGAACTCGCTGATTATGCAGGGGATTCATTGCAATTAGCGCAATGGGCTGCAAAAGATGCCAATCCGTATTTGCTTTTTTGTGGCGTTGGGTTTATGGGGCAAAGTGTTAAAATTTTAGCACCAAATAAACGTGTGTTAATGCCTAAAATAGCGTGTTGTGCTATGGCTAGAATGATTGATGTAGAGTATTTTGATCAAAATGTTGCGATTTTAGAGAACGCTGGTATAACAAAAGAAGATATTTTACCTGTTACGTATATCAATTCATCGGCAGATGTGAAAGCCGCTGTTGGAAAGATGGGTGGATATGTCTGTACCAGCTCCAATGCAAAAAAAATCATCACAAAAGCTTTAGAGAGTAACAAAAAGATTTTATTTGTACCTGATCGTTGTTTAGGACAAAATATCGCTAAAGAGATGGGACTCAAATCGTGTGTTGTTGGAGATGGAAGTGATCCAAAGGAAGCAGACATCATCTGTTATAATGGGTTTTGTTCTGTACATCAGCTTTTTGATGTTGATGATATTGCTTTTTATCGTGCAAAGTATCCTGGAATTTTAATTGTAACGCATCCAGAATGTAAGCCTGAAGTATGTGAACTTTCTGATTTTGTGGGATCAACTAGCCAGATTATTGATTATGTTAAAAAGCTTCCACTTGATCAAAAGGTAGCGATTGGCACAGAATACAATATGATTAAACGCTTGCGTAAAGAGAACACTTATGTGCTTTCTTCTTCAAAACCAGAATGCCCTACTATGAATGAAACCACGCTTCAAGATGTTTACAATACACTTCTTAGCATTAAAGAAGGGCGTTTTGAGAATGAAATCAGTGTTTCTGAAGAGACGCGTAAATGGGCGTATGAAGCCCTTAATAGGATGTTTGAAATATGA
- the nadC gene encoding carboxylating nicotinate-nucleotide diphosphorylase produces MIKKFVKKALEEDVGRGDLFSLVGKDSFASANIICKDVGVFAGKPYVKALCKLNKLDIKFYFNDGDMLQKGDLVAVIEGKSKNILRCERTILNLMQHASGIATNVAGYKKVLEGYTLKLLDTRKTRPHLRIFEKYAIRCGGGNNHRMGLDDCLMIKDTHLKTIDDLKVFIVEAREKLPFTCKIEIECEDVEFAKFAIQCGADIIMCDNMSHVDIKAVVAYKNSHFPHVLLEASGNITKENIIEYAKTGVDAISSGSLIHQAVWLDFSMRITHKTLI; encoded by the coding sequence ATGATCAAAAAATTTGTTAAAAAAGCACTTGAGGAAGATGTCGGTAGGGGCGATCTTTTTTCATTAGTAGGAAAAGATAGCTTTGCAAGTGCAAATATTATTTGTAAAGATGTAGGTGTTTTTGCTGGAAAGCCTTATGTTAAGGCATTATGTAAATTAAATAAACTGGATATTAAATTTTACTTTAATGATGGAGATATGCTTCAAAAAGGTGATCTTGTAGCTGTCATTGAAGGGAAATCAAAAAATATTTTACGATGTGAGCGTACGATTTTAAATCTTATGCAACACGCCAGTGGTATTGCTACCAATGTTGCAGGTTATAAAAAAGTGTTAGAGGGATATACCCTTAAACTTTTAGACACTAGAAAAACCAGACCACATTTGCGTATTTTTGAAAAATATGCCATTCGCTGTGGCGGTGGAAATAACCATAGAATGGGCTTAGATGATTGTTTAATGATCAAAGATACACACCTTAAAACCATAGATGATTTGAAGGTCTTTATTGTAGAGGCAAGAGAAAAACTTCCTTTCACATGTAAAATCGAAATTGAATGTGAGGATGTGGAATTTGCGAAGTTTGCAATACAATGTGGCGCTGATATTATTATGTGCGACAATATGTCACATGTTGATATAAAAGCTGTTGTTGCTTATAAAAATAGTCATTTCCCTCATGTCCTTTTAGAAGCTAGCGGTAATATTACAAAAGAAAATATCATTGAGTATGCTAAAACAGGTGTTGATGCTATTAGTAGTGGGAGTTTGATCCATCAAGCAGTTTGGTTAGATTTTTCCATGAGAATTACTCATAAAACACTCATCTAA
- the flhB gene encoding flagellar biosynthesis protein FlhB translates to MADDQEKTEEPSSKKIEDARKDGNVPKSQDTSAFITLLVALVAFLALLSFIQSRIVYLYYYYQSLIGTEITKEVTLQVSMISFREIIFMVIPLSLAVAIAGILANVIQTGFIFTTKPLMPDLSKLDPMKGLKNLFSMKKAVEAIKIILKVGVILWVCYYFLLSFTKELPTVIYFPLFDQLSWLKQKMLILVAVILILFLVLALADLLFVRFTYFKSLRMSKQELKDEYKQMEGDPKIKAKIRQIQMQMTKKRMMQEIPQADVVITNPTHYAVAIRYNQDKEAAPKVIAKGTDFVALRIKEIAMNYNIQIVENPPLARELYKKCNLGDIIPENLYKAVAEVLAFVYKSSKKPR, encoded by the coding sequence GTGGCAGATGATCAAGAGAAGACGGAAGAACCCAGTTCCAAGAAGATTGAAGATGCCAGAAAAGATGGTAATGTTCCCAAAAGTCAAGATACCAGCGCCTTTATCACCTTACTTGTAGCACTTGTCGCATTCTTAGCGCTTCTGTCATTTATACAATCTCGCATTGTCTACCTTTACTACTACTATCAATCTTTAATAGGTACAGAAATTACAAAAGAGGTCACACTTCAGGTATCGATGATCTCTTTTAGAGAGATTATTTTTATGGTCATTCCTCTCTCTTTGGCAGTTGCTATTGCAGGAATTTTAGCGAATGTCATCCAAACAGGATTTATTTTTACAACGAAACCGCTCATGCCAGACCTTTCAAAATTAGACCCAATGAAAGGGCTTAAAAATCTCTTTTCAATGAAAAAAGCGGTTGAAGCAATTAAAATTATCCTTAAAGTGGGTGTCATTTTATGGGTATGTTATTATTTTCTTCTTTCGTTCACTAAAGAGCTACCAACGGTTATTTATTTTCCATTGTTTGATCAACTATCATGGTTAAAGCAGAAAATGTTAATTCTTGTAGCTGTAATTTTGATTTTGTTTTTAGTGTTGGCCTTAGCAGATCTTCTCTTTGTACGATTTACCTACTTTAAAAGTTTACGTATGAGTAAGCAAGAGTTAAAAGATGAATATAAACAGATGGAAGGTGATCCTAAAATCAAGGCTAAAATTAGACAGATTCAAATGCAAATGACGAAAAAACGTATGATGCAAGAGATTCCTCAAGCTGATGTTGTTATCACCAATCCGACACATTATGCTGTTGCTATTCGTTATAACCAAGACAAAGAGGCAGCTCCAAAAGTTATTGCGAAAGGGACAGATTTTGTTGCACTTCGTATAAAAGAAATTGCGATGAATTATAATATTCAGATTGTTGAGAACCCTCCATTAGCTAGAGAGTTGTACAAAAAATGCAATCTTGGTGATATTATTCCTGAAAATCTTTATAAGGCAGTTGCCGAAGTTCTCGCGTTTGTTTATAAGAGCTCAAAGAAGCCTCGCTAA